The following proteins are encoded in a genomic region of Oncorhynchus masou masou isolate Uvic2021 chromosome 32, UVic_Omas_1.1, whole genome shotgun sequence:
- the LOC135525587 gene encoding dystrobrevin beta-like isoform X9 translates to MKQETHWIWYSVCIISIVLHCSDSNNEQMRTDRMIEERSKRGKAMVERRQLFMEMRGQNFDVIRLSTYRTACKLRFVQKRCNLHLVDVWNMIEAFRDSGLNTLDHNAEINVSRLETILSSIYYQLNKRLPTVHQINVEQSISLLLNFMVATYDSEGHGKLSIFSMKSMLATMCGGKIVDKLRCIFSQISDSNGVMAFAKFDQFLREVLKLPTAVFEGPSFGYTEHSVRTCFPQQKKILLNTFLDILMADPPPQCLVWLPLMHRLANVENAFHPVECSYCRSESMMGFRYRCQQCHGYQLCQSCFWRGHANGPHSNQHQMKEHSSWKSPAKKLSHAISKSLGCVPIGELPHPVFPEQLEKPQDSVPHTVTITQNTPPGCLRAI, encoded by the exons ATGAAACAGGAAACGCACTGGATATGGTACAGTGTTTGTATAATATCAATCGTTTTGCATTGCTCGGACAGCAATAACGAACAAATGCGGACAGACAG AATGATAGAAGAACGCAGTAAACGAGGCAAGGCCATGGTGGAGAGGAGACAACTCTTCATGGAGATGA GGGGACAAAACTTTGACGTCATCAGACTGTCAACCTATAGGACGGCCTGCAAGCTAAGATTCGTGCAGAAAAGATGCAACC tgCACCTGGTGGATGTGTGGAACATGATCGAGGCGTTCCGTGACAGCGGTTTGAACACACTGGACCACAACGCAGAGATTAACGTGTCTAGACTGGAGACCATCTTGTCCTCCATCTACTACCAGCTCAACAAGCGTCTTCCCACCGTGCACCAGATCAACGTAGAGCAGTCCATCAGTCTGCTCCTCAACTTCATGGTGGCTACATATGACAG tGAAGGCCACGGGAAGCTGAGCATTTTCTCGATGAAGTCAATGTTGGCGACTATGTGTGGAGGGAAAATAGTGGACAAACTACGTT gtatcTTCTCCCAGATCTCTGACTCTAATGGTGTGATGGCCTTTGCTAAGTTTGACCAGTTTCTTCGTGAAGTTCTGAAGCTGCCCACAGCTGTGTTCGAGGGCCCGTCGTTTGGATACACAGAACACTCCGTACGGACATGCTTCCCTCAGCAG AAGAAGATCTTGCTGAACACGTTTTTGGACATTTTGATGGCAGATCCTCCCCCCCAGTGTCTCGTGTGGCTACCTCTCATGCACCGACTTGCTAATGTTGAAAATG CCTTCCATCCCGTGGAATGTTCTTATTGCCGGAGTGAAAGTATGATGGGATTCCGTTACCGGTGCCAACAGTGCCATGGCTACCAACTCTGTCAAAGCTGCTTTTGGCGTGGCCATGCCAATGGTCCCCATAGCAACCAGCATCAGATGAAGGAGCACTCCTCTTGG AAGTCTCCAGCTAAAAAGCTAAGTCACGCCATCAGTAAGTCTCTGGGCTGTGTCCCCATTGGAGAGCTACCTCACCCAGTGTTCCCTGAGCAGTTAGAGAAACCCCAGGACAGCGTGCCACACACTGT